One region of Pseudoalteromonas galatheae genomic DNA includes:
- a CDS encoding PAS domain-containing protein: MSIQQNNIEETLFFSQLLKQTSAIELLKQVLMHSHHAVVVTDADRKNGYRIVYANKNFCKHTGYDLAELIGSSPAILQGPKSNKNVIAKLSDALERDGFFYGSSINYRKDGSMYPVEWNISAIRNEQGEVTHYISMQKDLTNLRRLAEQIQESTEVFKKFYFKISHNQEFVGPEARRQRDKRKASSEAIELFDETLEELKKNEKILNGNLRSEEANDLFDDAFFDMGPDDLGAFSSKLQKEPESASEFWLECPIELDDVACLLEAMDEVDAEVGLVQANGYSQQRIELIVKLYKELANSLYFCVEFNDGALLIDEVAECLTAHLHDKDIPVEMLVMFNKDLFGLKKCLNRKNATTSIVVKPIPLPLVVS, from the coding sequence ATGTCTATCCAGCAAAACAACATAGAAGAAACCTTGTTTTTCAGCCAGTTACTAAAGCAAACCTCAGCAATAGAATTATTAAAACAAGTACTTATGCATTCTCACCATGCGGTGGTTGTCACCGATGCAGATAGGAAAAATGGCTACCGCATCGTCTACGCTAATAAAAATTTTTGCAAACATACCGGTTATGATCTCGCGGAACTTATAGGTAGTTCTCCTGCGATTTTACAAGGTCCTAAAAGCAATAAAAACGTCATTGCTAAATTAAGTGATGCCCTTGAACGCGACGGCTTTTTCTACGGCTCCTCAATCAACTATCGTAAAGATGGCAGTATGTATCCGGTAGAGTGGAATATATCGGCTATTCGAAATGAGCAAGGGGAGGTGACACATTATATTTCCATGCAAAAAGACTTAACTAATCTGCGCCGACTCGCTGAGCAAATCCAAGAGTCAACGGAGGTTTTTAAGAAGTTTTACTTTAAAATCTCGCATAATCAGGAATTTGTAGGACCGGAGGCCCGCCGTCAAAGAGACAAAAGAAAAGCATCGTCAGAAGCAATAGAATTGTTCGATGAAACCCTCGAAGAGCTTAAGAAAAATGAAAAAATACTTAATGGCAATTTGCGCTCAGAAGAAGCGAATGACTTATTTGATGATGCTTTTTTTGATATGGGTCCAGACGACCTCGGAGCGTTTTCAAGTAAATTGCAAAAAGAGCCTGAATCCGCAAGCGAGTTTTGGCTTGAGTGTCCAATAGAGCTCGATGATGTAGCTTGTCTACTCGAAGCGATGGATGAAGTGGATGCTGAAGTTGGGCTTGTCCAAGCAAATGGCTATTCGCAGCAACGTATTGAACTTATCGTTAAATTGTATAAAGAACTGGCCAATAGCTTATATTTTTGTGTTGAGTTTAACGATGGCGCGTTATTAATTGATGAGGTTGCAGAATGTTTAACGGCACATTTGCATGATAAAGATATTCCTGTCGAAATGCTGGTAATGTTTAATAAAGATTTGTTTGGATTAAAGAAGTGTTTGAATCGAAAGAATGCGACAACATCTATAGTGGTGAAACCAATACCATTGCCGCTGGTCGTCAGTTGA